Proteins encoded by one window of Benincasa hispida cultivar B227 unplaced genomic scaffold, ASM972705v1 Contig179, whole genome shotgun sequence:
- the LOC120069029 gene encoding thaumatin-like protein 1 isoform X1, whose product MDLFGNQSVSCSIFLVFSVLLIFHGAFGAKFTFVNKCDFTVWPGILSGAGSLKFETTGFELRKGSSKSFQAPAGWSGRFWGRTGCSFDGAGRGACTTGDCGSGEIECNGAGAAPPATLAEFTLGSGASSPDFYDVSLVDGYNLPMIVEGTGGTGACGSTGCVTDLNRQCPAELKAENGGACRSACEKFGTPEYCCSGAYGSPATCKPTKYSEIFKSACPRSYSYAYDDATSTFTCSGADYTVTFCPSSPSLKSSTDSSPRTATGTGTTTAGAVEQTTSLPENSWLADLAIGDSTRTHPNDLSFLLFVLIFGSSFFFSFLDFFSS is encoded by the exons atggACTTGTTTGGGAATCAATCTGTTTCTTGTTCcattttcttggtcttctctgttctcttaattttccatg GGGCTTTTGGAGCTAAATTTACATTTGTCAATAAGTGCGATTTTACAGTTTGGCCGGGAATTCTCTCCGGCGCCGGCAGCTTGAAGTTCGAAACCACTGGTTTCGAGCTTCGAAAGGGAAGTTCAAAGTCTTTTCAAGCGCCGGCCGGCTGGTCCGGTCGCTTCTGGGGCCGAACCGGCTGCAGCTTTGATGGCGCTGGCCGAGGTGCCTGTACTACCGGGGATTGTGGGTCCGGCGAAATTGAGTGCAACGGCGCCGGAGCCGCACCGCCAGCGACTCTGGCGGAGTTCACTCTTGGGTCCGGCGCATCATCGCCGGATTTCTACGATGTCAGCCTCGTCGACGGGTACAATTTGCCGATGATCGTTGAGGGGACCGGTGGAACAGGCGCCTGTGGGTCGACCGGGTGTGTAACGGACTTGAACCGGCAGTGTCCAGCGGAGCTTAAGGCGGAGAACGGTGGCGCGTGTAGAAGCGCGTGTGAGAAGTTTGGGACGCCGGAATATTGCTGTAGTGGCGCGTATGGTTCACCGGCGACCTGTAAGCCAACGAAGTACTCGGAGATATTCAAATCAGCTTgtccacgatcgtatagctacGCCTACGACGACGCTACCAGCACTTTCACTTGCTCCGGCGCCGATTATACCGTCACATTTTGCCCTTCGTCTCCAAG CTTAAAATCATCAACAGATTCATCGCCAAGGACCGCGACGGGAACAGGGACGACAACCGCCGGGGCGGTGGAACAGACAACGTCGTTGCCTGAAAATTCATGGCTGGCAGATTTAGCCATTGGAGATTCAACCAGAACTCACCCAAATGAtttgtcttttcttttgtttgtgTTAATTTTTGGAagctctttcttcttctcatttctagatttcttttcatcttag
- the LOC120069029 gene encoding thaumatin-like protein 1 isoform X2 — translation MDLFGNQSVSCSIFLVFSVLLIFHGAFGAKFTFVNKCDFTVWPGILSGAGSLKFETTGFELRKGSSKSFQAPAGWSGRFWGRTGCSFDGAGRGACTTGDCGSGEIECNGAGAAPPATLAEFTLGSGASSPDFYDVSLVDGYNLPMIVEGTGGTGACGSTGCVTDLNRQCPAELKAENGGACRSACEKFGTPEYCCSGAYGSPATCKPTKYSEIFKSACPRSYSYAYDDATSTFTCSGADYTVTFCPSSPRFIAKDRDGNRDDNRRGGGTDNVVA, via the exons atggACTTGTTTGGGAATCAATCTGTTTCTTGTTCcattttcttggtcttctctgttctcttaattttccatg GGGCTTTTGGAGCTAAATTTACATTTGTCAATAAGTGCGATTTTACAGTTTGGCCGGGAATTCTCTCCGGCGCCGGCAGCTTGAAGTTCGAAACCACTGGTTTCGAGCTTCGAAAGGGAAGTTCAAAGTCTTTTCAAGCGCCGGCCGGCTGGTCCGGTCGCTTCTGGGGCCGAACCGGCTGCAGCTTTGATGGCGCTGGCCGAGGTGCCTGTACTACCGGGGATTGTGGGTCCGGCGAAATTGAGTGCAACGGCGCCGGAGCCGCACCGCCAGCGACTCTGGCGGAGTTCACTCTTGGGTCCGGCGCATCATCGCCGGATTTCTACGATGTCAGCCTCGTCGACGGGTACAATTTGCCGATGATCGTTGAGGGGACCGGTGGAACAGGCGCCTGTGGGTCGACCGGGTGTGTAACGGACTTGAACCGGCAGTGTCCAGCGGAGCTTAAGGCGGAGAACGGTGGCGCGTGTAGAAGCGCGTGTGAGAAGTTTGGGACGCCGGAATATTGCTGTAGTGGCGCGTATGGTTCACCGGCGACCTGTAAGCCAACGAAGTACTCGGAGATATTCAAATCAGCTTgtccacgatcgtatagctacGCCTACGACGACGCTACCAGCACTTTCACTTGCTCCGGCGCCGATTATACCGTCACATTTTGCCCTTCGTCTCCAAG ATTCATCGCCAAGGACCGCGACGGGAACAGGGACGACAACCGCCGGGGCGGTGGAACAGACAACGTCGTTGCCTGA